A window of Glycine soja cultivar W05 chromosome 13, ASM419377v2, whole genome shotgun sequence genomic DNA:
aaaaattatttaaaaaacctaAACAAATGAACCCATAATGACTGTTGCACCGCATGCATTTTCGTGAACCCCAGTCCAGACGTCAGAGTATCATCATATACATTTTACCAAAAAcggtatcttaataaaattatcatttcattccattttttatatttgacgTCTCACTTTGGAtaagaataaaatgaatattgACAAAATGGCCAAAGTACCCTTGATAAAAATGGCAAATATGTGTCAATTGCATTTGGTGATTAGATGACACTCATGCTAGCTGAGTGATAGCagatatttttatgatatcttAATGTAACACCAGCCAAAAAGACAATTGTAATTAACTAGTTTTGGGAGagagaaataattttgttttgaagtttccactaacaattttctttttagttcatactaaataaatgttaaatgttTAGCTtttagtttttgtgttttttttcctatttgatATTGGGCTAAGGTTACTGTAGCCAATCTAGGTCTAAACAATGTAGATCTAGgcgcgggggggggggggggggggggggcaactCTTGCTTTTTATTCACAAAATTGAGAATGTTGAGTTTTGAAGGGAGCCAATTGCGTTAGGGGAAGTAGTGTTTCAGAATTACAAATGAAAACACTTGCTTATTACAAGACTAATTTGTCTAAAATGAACTAGAAATAGAGCAGAGAAACATAGAAACAACATATGAAAGGGGAGAAGAAAAATGGTATATACACAGCTCTGGCCTCTAGGTGTCAACGCATGTGGCAGTGTCCAAAGGCACAACAGTATCTGGAAAATCTGATCTCTGCCCTGCAAGAGAATAATATGCAAGAATATGAGCAGGATGCTCAACAACTACCGTCTCATCTGAATTGGTATTCATAGCCACCTTTCTAGAAGGAATTAACTCAATGTTCCAAAAGGGGCGAGCCATTGCCAAAAGATCACGTCCAGATGGAGATACACCATACCCTTGCACCCACAAGTACCTAAGAGAAGTCAATTGTGTTGCAGCCACAGCAAGTGCACGTTCACTGAAAAATGAACACCCTCTCATTTCTAGTTTCTGAAGACTAGGACACCCTTTAGAGAATTCCAAAAGCCCTGCATCAGACTCCCCCACATAACCAAGCAGCATCCATCTCACATTTGGACTGTACTGTCCAATGTAACCAAGACCTACATCGGTCAACCCGCCACGCCTGAGATATAGAGCAAATCTCCTCAGCTTGTTACAGCCCCTCAGTAGAGCCCTCACCCCATTGTCAAGTGGCAAATCAGTTATTTTCTCTTCGTGGTCAAGCAACACAAGGCGAAAATCGCAGAGGTTCTTCAAGTGAGTTCCGATATGTTCCAGAGATGCATTTGTAATATCCGACACATAAACAGCCATGTATTCAAGCTCTGAACAGCCCTGTGACAAGGCGATTAGCCCTCTATGGGACACAGTACCTTCTTCATCCTCCATTCCTTGATCATCATCACCCCTTTCAATCCTAAGCCTTTTTAGCCTCTTACAACAACGACCAAGAACCTCTAACCCTCTGTCTCCAATTACATTCCTTGTCTGTCAAGGTATCAGTTAGCAATAAACATTTCAAATGCAGTTTTAGTCATTTAAAGTatccatatccatatccatttcaaaagagtatatatataagttCTATTGTagctattttaaaaaacaagtgGGAGTATATTAGTAATTTAGTATTCATTCCACTTGTTGACAAATGAGTGTTAATAAAATATCCCTCCCACTTGATTTTTTTAACGGGAGAATTTTAACAAATTCAAGATCATAATTAGTTAACATACTTCCTTTATAAAACAAATGGGAGTATATTATCAaagccttatatatatatatatatatatatgtgtgtgtgtgtaatatAATACTGGTGCATAATTGAAATGCATATATAGAATAGAGAGGTTGACAGGTAAATATGAAAATCTTGATAAGCAAAGTTCTGGAACTTACCTCAAGGACTTCCAGATTTGGACACTTTTGGATTAACATGCAATGATCCTCCGTGTCTAGCATTGCATAGAGGAGATCCAATTTTTTTAGTACGGCTGCAAACATGAACACTATGGGCAACTCATTCTTTCCAATATATGTTAAACCCAATCGACATAACTTTGCTGGTAATGATATAGCAGAGTATTTTTCTGGTTCTTCATTGTAGGTGCCTCCACAAAACTCTTCCAGTGCAGAGGCATGCTTAAAGAAGTTCACAAGATCAAGTATTTCACTGTCAGTAAGTTTCACAGACACTAAGTTGGGGCAATTTTTAGCTAAAAGTTCAAGGTCCTGAATCTTCACAACAGCAATATCTGTCAAGTAAAAATTGAGAGTCTCAAGAACTGTATTATTCAAAGCAAGCTCGTGTAACCATTCTCCGTCCTTCTCAACAATTGAGCTTTCCTCCAAAAACAAGACTCTTAAACTCctgccaaaaataaaaattctgtcAGAGCcacaataatttaattaactgcAGGCATAAATTCTAGCTTCCAAGAAACAAAGTTTCAGATCAATGTACTTGAAAATTCTAATATGTCTAGAATTTTCCCTACAAAAAAACATGTCCATTGTATCATCATAtcatgtaaattttattaaaaaatgcgatgaaaaatataagttataagATTCTTTTTCCCTTAAATGAAGCAAGTATAAGAATGGTTATACTTAGAGAAGAAGGAAGAGCACAATGACTTCTATATGTTCCTCACAAACATGTAGAGCACAAACTGATCAAATACTTCATCCTACAAGTAACGGAGACTCATCACCACATGAGTCAATATACATAGGAACTTCATATTCTTTAGACTTACTCCATGAATGATTAATCCCTAGAAAATTCTCTAAGTGAAGCTTCAGAAGTATGGAATTCAAATCATTTAATCGTTTGGAAAACTGcaagagaaaatagaaaagcATTGCTGGACGTTGGGACTAAAACGAAATTAAAACAGCCACATCTGCAACCGTATACACCAATAATTAATAGAGTCGTTATTAACATATCTCTCTACTTTCTCTGTCCTCTCATTTtacttctatatttttttaatatttttatccttttttcatcacatcatttattacatttattacTTTCTCTgtcattctttaatttttttttcattttatctctcattttcttctacTCATACACCGAAATAATGATGAAGGAGTTTATCCAGTTTGTTGATCAAAGTGTGAATTATTGCAAATCTGTTTACATTTGTTCTCAATtcttaagtataaaaaaatacaccaaAATAATGGGGGTGTACGTTCCTGATTAATTTCTGATTCCTCAAGAGTCAACAGTAACAGATAAGGTGACACAGCACAACTTATTGCTGAATGCCATATAACAAAAACTTTCTGCCAAACAATTGGAACGGAAACATAGCAACAAGGGCAGGGAGGATAAGCAAAACAGGTAATAACACCTGGCGCTGCAAGTAAACCAATGaaaacttaaaagtaaaaaaaaaaaaaagtaactaaaaCAACCACCATCAGCCAAATTCACAGTATTTAAAAAGTAACAACAACAAAGCAGGTTCGAAACAAGCAGTCCACGAATCTTAGGTCATAGAATCCAACTCATCAACGAATAAGGATACACATACACAACTTACACATATTCAAAGAAAAGCAACTCAAACTATATTAAATCACTTCAACAATAcataaattttgtataaaaaaaaccgtcagtaaaattaaaattagtaacaACAGAACAATTTGTAAGCGaactttagaaattttaaaatttagttagcTAGAGAAAGTCAGTCAAGGGTTGAGCAAAGATTCATAAGTTATTATTGTAAATATCTTGTATAATCTTCGAttctcataaataaataaaaaaaaaattaaaaaaaaagcttgaGAAAGTCAATTTTTTATGACTAAATTTGgtccttaattaatttttagagcAGGCGATATAGGATTGGGGGCATGATTAATTCTGAGAgggaaaaaaatagtaatttgaaGAATAGCAATAATTAAgggcaattaataaaaaaagttagttaCTTGCAAAAGCGACCGATATGGAAAAGACCATCGGTGGTGAAACCGGAGCACTTGTCAAGCTTGAGAGAGTGAAGCACGTGGCCGCGGTCACGAGCGAGATTCCGAAGATCGGAATCTTTGACAATCATACGGCGGAAGTGGAGACTCTTGAGGCAATCGAAGTACTGAGAAATCTCCTTGACCCATGGGGTGACGTGGCCTCCCCAATCCTCGGGTATCAAGTTGAACATTGCTGCTCGGGGCTTGCCCTTGAGCTTGAGCGACTCAAGGTGCGGGAAGCGGCGGCGGAGGCGCGCCGGCGTGGTGGTGTAGCAGAGCGCGATGGTGACGTGCTTCCGAGTGAGGGAGTCGAGTTCGTACCAGCGTCGGCAGACCTGGGAGACGGCGTCGCGGTCCTTGGGGTCGTCGATGTAAGGGATGACACAGTCGAGGACCAGGTCGACCACACGTGTCTTCCGCACGTTCCGATCCTCCGTCATAATATTGAAGCGAAGAGTGAAGGAAAAGATAAAGGTGGAAGAGGTTTTGGTTCAAGTGGCGAAAGGGGAATGggttatgatgatgatgagtgtGTGAGTGAGGAAATGGTAGGACCAACTTGTTCCGAGATTATTACCTATATATATTTACGTGATGTGATGTAACACGTCACTGCCTCAAACGGCTTTCTGTTATAACAATGTTTGAGATTTTCATCCTAGGACTAGGAGCATCTACACCCTTTCCCACCCGGATTTGTTTCCGGCAACCATATTGGTCTGTGTGACGTctgttatataatataattcatgagatataaatcaaaatttgagaaagaaaaaattaggTGTTCCAAGGTAAGATATGTTTAAGGGTATGATTGATATAATAATAGTAAAGTgcaagaaaagaagaacaaaagataggatatcaaatgaatgaataaaacTGTTTTCATACtatattactattgaatttctGCACTAATTGTTATGGGGATATTTCAATCGtgtaaaatgacataaataatttcaacaaAGAATGATAGGTAGTATAAATAgcggtattttttttatcttgtatcAAATAAtagcttcttttcctttctactTTGTCCATATTTGGAtggaacatatataatttttgcgTGGGATTCATGTGCATTgcatttcttcctttctttgttATGCATTTTCAAGCAATGAAATAATTCAAAGATACATTATTTTCTATGTGTAGCTAATTATTAATCCTTCGATTCTTCACCGAAATAAATAAAGTATCGATCTCACCTAAATTTCATCTTAATGTGAGTTGATCTACAACCTTGAGATATTTTGGAGactgacaaaaaaaaagagttatagAGAGAAGAAGGGAAAGAATGAGATGAGataaatgatgtgaaaataatattatttttataacctatatcaactaaaatattgaattaaactgtaaaattttaaaaataacaagcgAAAGTTAGTtggaatttttttcataaataaattatgatattatataatattattgtgtttgttCGAAGATattagtttaaattaaaaataaatttagtcaAAACCTGACTTATTACAGGTTAAAATCTCCCGTGCTAATCGGGaggtaaattttatattaaataaattatgatattatgtaaatattattgtgtttgttAGAAGATATTAGTCTAGATTAAGGATGATTGAGTCAAAATCTTACTTGCCAAGAGTTAAAATCTCACATAATTATTGGCAGACAAATGTTGTTGTAGGTTGTATACCCTTATTAGCTTATTTATATAGTTTAGGTTGCATGGTCTTGCGCTCCTTAGAAGATATTAGTTTGAATTTAGAATGAATTCAGTCAAAAATATCTGACTTCTCAAAGTGAAAATCTCACATACTTATCGGAAGACAAATGTTGTTACAAACTGTGTAACTTTAAATATCATAGTAAAAGAGttacttttcattttaactattaatttttttttaaatctaataattaaaatttataactcaTTACAATCACATTAGAtttcaagaaaattaattatgaggATGAAGAGTAACTCCAAACTTGACTTGTAAGTTGATCCattctctctttatatattattgtattAGTTAGTAGGTATTAGCTAGTTTGAGTTGAGAATGGAGTCAAAACTTGACTTGTAAAGGGTTAAATCTCGCATGCTTATGCAAATGTTGTTGCAAAATGTTTATCcttattcatataaaaaaaatattgtttatccTTATTGGCTCATTTACATATAGTTTAAGATTTGCATGTTCATGCTAAATTTTATGGATTGTGTTCTTACTCGTTACTTAAAGATACAATGAGATTATTTATACCCATGAGACTCAATTGTAGTTTTTCTTTTGAGGCCTTTAGCTTTTCTACACACACAAAATATTGttactaattttaaatatataatttttttatatatatacacacaattaaaattagtttaattatactttttagtccttttaatctttataaatttatttcgtgtattcaatttttatttttgtaaaattctgAGTGttcaaattaaatctttaagtTATGTTTTGAAAAGATTAGGTAtacagattaaaaatataacatgtaatttgaaatgattgaaaataatattttttttctaatttttttatctatgaaaATCAAATGCCAAAAGGAATTTACAACAATTCATGTCGtcttattcaatcaatttagTTAGACCTCTTAACTTTTGTTTTGCTAGTTAAAGTCTTAAAGAAATATAGTGTGTGAAATGTAATTTTGAATGAAAGAAAGCTGAGTATTAGAAATgtctaattgataaaaaaaaatatgtattctaatttatgagataagaataaattaattatataacttactaattatatttgatattatatatatatatatatatatatatatatatatatatatttcttctaGACTGTCAtaagcaacaacaaaaaaaaaggtaattttaattactcttatcttatttaaaaatatcattccaAAAATATCTTCGATTAATTGagattatattttcaataattttatttttattttttcgatATTAGGtataaatgaaaaacatttcaaaaaaata
This region includes:
- the LOC114382140 gene encoding coronatine-insensitive protein 1-like produces the protein MTEDRNVRKTRVVDLVLDCVIPYIDDPKDRDAVSQVCRRWYELDSLTRKHVTIALCYTTTPARLRRRFPHLESLKLKGKPRAAMFNLIPEDWGGHVTPWVKEISQYFDCLKSLHFRRMIVKDSDLRNLARDRGHVLHSLKLDKCSGFTTDGLFHIGRFCKSLRVLFLEESSIVEKDGEWLHELALNNTVLETLNFYLTDIAVVKIQDLELLAKNCPNLVSVKLTDSEILDLVNFFKHASALEEFCGGTYNEEPEKYSAISLPAKLCRLGLTYIGKNELPIVFMFAAVLKKLDLLYAMLDTEDHCMLIQKCPNLEVLETRNVIGDRGLEVLGRCCKRLKRLRIERGDDDQGMEDEEGTVSHRGLIALSQGCSELEYMAVYVSDITNASLEHIGTHLKNLCDFRLVLLDHEEKITDLPLDNGVRALLRGCNKLRRFALYLRRGGLTDVGLGYIGQYSPNVRWMLLGYVGESDAGLLEFSKGCPSLQKLEMRGCSFFSERALAVAATQLTSLRYLWVQGYGVSPSGRDLLAMARPFWNIELIPSRKVAMNTNSDETVVVEHPAHILAYYSLAGQRSDFPDTVVPLDTATCVDT